The following proteins are co-located in the Pseudomonas sp. DY-1 genome:
- a CDS encoding oxidoreductase encodes MRTWFITGASRGLGALIAAKALEVGDAVIATARKPEDVIARLGEHPNLLAVRLDVTRESEAHEAVAEGIKRFGRIDILLNNAGYGILGAVEETSAAEVERIYATNVFGLLNVTRAVLPHMRRQRSGHVVNISSLGGYHAYYGWGVYGSTKFAVEGLSEALHQELAPLGVNVTVVEPGFFRTDFLDDQSLVKTALELPDYDETVGAMRRFAEGANHAQPGDPSKFAGAMLELVNAANPPQRLALGSDAVARIAAKHSLVDGEVAEWKVLSMSTDFGD; translated from the coding sequence ATGCGTACCTGGTTCATTACTGGAGCTTCCCGTGGTCTTGGCGCCCTCATCGCTGCAAAAGCGCTGGAGGTAGGCGATGCGGTGATCGCCACCGCCCGTAAACCCGAAGACGTGATTGCCCGCCTGGGCGAACATCCCAACCTGCTGGCCGTGCGCCTCGATGTAACCCGCGAAAGCGAGGCCCATGAGGCGGTCGCCGAAGGTATCAAGCGCTTCGGCCGCATCGACATCCTGCTGAACAACGCCGGCTACGGCATTCTCGGTGCGGTAGAGGAAACCAGTGCCGCCGAAGTCGAGCGCATCTACGCCACCAACGTGTTCGGCCTGCTCAACGTCACCCGTGCCGTGTTGCCGCACATGCGTCGCCAGCGTTCCGGCCACGTCGTCAACATTTCCTCGCTGGGCGGCTACCACGCCTACTACGGCTGGGGTGTCTATGGCTCCACCAAGTTCGCCGTGGAAGGTCTCAGTGAAGCGCTGCACCAGGAGCTGGCGCCGCTGGGCGTGAACGTCACTGTGGTCGAACCGGGCTTCTTCCGCACCGACTTCCTCGATGACCAGTCGCTGGTGAAGACCGCCCTGGAGCTGCCCGACTACGACGAAACGGTGGGCGCCATGCGCCGCTTCGCCGAAGGCGCCAACCACGCCCAGCCGGGTGACCCGAGCAAGTTCGCCGGCGCCATGCTGGAGCTGGTGAACGCCGCCAACCCGCCGCAGCGCCTGGCCCTGGGCAGCGACGCCGTCGCTCGCATCGCCGCCAAGCACAGTCTGGTTGATGGCGAAGTGGCTGAATGGAAAGTGCTGTCGATGTCCACCGACTTCGGGGACTGA
- a CDS encoding DUF2790 domain-containing protein: MKATLIALAGGLLSTQIVVAAELGPTSTLNAADKGGKYHYGMDLDIAQVLSHSEIPNVCKVVPAEMTYVDSEGEHHTLQYKVMGTGCHG; this comes from the coding sequence ATGAAAGCAACCCTGATCGCCTTGGCCGGTGGCCTGTTGTCCACACAGATAGTGGTCGCTGCTGAGCTGGGCCCGACGTCGACCCTGAACGCTGCGGACAAGGGCGGGAAGTATCACTACGGAATGGACCTGGACATCGCCCAGGTGTTGTCCCACAGCGAGATTCCCAACGTCTGCAAGGTGGTGCCGGCGGAAATGACCTACGTGGACTCCGAAGGAGAGCACCACACCCTGCAATACAAGGTCATGGGGACGGGTTGTCACGGGTGA
- a CDS encoding serine protease, translated as MSVIEPLLLSTVRICTLAGTRVLTNASGFFFARDERLFLVTSRHVVLDAPSRHFPDRLEIELHTDLHNMAQSCGFSVPLYRDRESLWRQGRDTAGGVDVALIEIERSALPAATVYHAFTPRHLQLPGEPIEVGTALLVVGFPLGFHDSLHHMPVVRHAIVASSFGLRFQGQGYFLTDARTHRGTSGAPVVMRAPEECQDLGALPWMLLGVHSARLDLGSRDLVQDEALGLNCTWYADILMTLSET; from the coding sequence ATGTCGGTAATCGAACCCCTGCTGCTGAGCACCGTGCGCATTTGCACCCTGGCCGGTACGCGCGTGCTGACCAATGCCAGCGGATTCTTCTTTGCGCGTGACGAGCGCCTGTTCCTGGTCACCAGTCGGCACGTGGTGCTGGATGCTCCGAGCCGGCATTTCCCCGATCGACTCGAAATCGAACTGCACACGGATCTTCACAACATGGCCCAATCCTGCGGCTTCTCCGTGCCCTTGTATCGCGACCGGGAAAGCCTGTGGCGACAGGGGCGGGATACGGCAGGTGGCGTCGATGTGGCGCTGATCGAGATCGAGCGCTCGGCGTTGCCGGCTGCCACGGTCTACCACGCATTCACGCCGAGGCACCTGCAACTGCCCGGCGAGCCCATCGAAGTCGGCACCGCGCTATTGGTTGTGGGTTTTCCCCTGGGCTTTCACGACAGCCTTCATCACATGCCGGTGGTACGGCATGCCATTGTCGCGTCGTCGTTCGGCCTGCGCTTCCAGGGACAGGGCTATTTCCTCACCGATGCACGCACCCATCGTGGCACCAGTGGCGCGCCGGTGGTGATGCGCGCGCCGGAAGAGTGCCAGGATCTTGGGGCACTGCCCTGGATGTTGCTCGGCGTCCACTCGGCACGCCTGGACCTTGGCAGCCGCGACCTCGTGCAGGACGAAGCGCTTGGGCTCAATTGCACCTGGTATGCCGACATCCTCATGACCCTGAGCGAGACCTGA
- a CDS encoding lecithin retinol acyltransferase family protein, translating to MRHFTDELADSFSAIRPALFACLTLLTTRIVRQLNALIPERKPFAKARGRGQLTGPSAGSLFRLEDIKQGASSLPVGSHLISPRTLYAHHGIYLGGGNVVHYSGFASSIKPGPVEVTDLECFANGHDVWIVQEQCRYSSDEIASRARSRVGENQYRLLSNNCEHFCNWCISGESYSSQINACLQFPRHVFSLISASQPSFI from the coding sequence ATGAGGCACTTCACAGATGAATTAGCGGACAGTTTTTCGGCGATTCGCCCAGCACTGTTTGCCTGCTTGACCCTGCTAACTACCCGCATCGTCCGTCAGCTGAATGCTCTGATACCAGAGCGGAAGCCTTTCGCCAAAGCGCGCGGCCGGGGACAGTTGACAGGCCCTTCAGCGGGTTCGTTGTTCAGGCTGGAAGATATCAAGCAAGGCGCAAGCAGCTTGCCTGTCGGTTCGCATTTGATTAGCCCGCGCACGCTTTATGCGCATCACGGAATTTATCTTGGTGGCGGTAATGTCGTTCACTACTCCGGATTCGCTAGTTCGATAAAACCCGGCCCCGTTGAAGTGACCGATCTTGAGTGCTTCGCCAATGGACATGATGTCTGGATAGTTCAAGAACAATGCCGATATTCCAGCGATGAAATCGCAAGTCGGGCGCGCTCAAGAGTGGGTGAGAATCAGTACAGGTTGCTTTCGAATAACTGCGAGCATTTTTGCAACTGGTGCATTAGCGGAGAAAGCTACAGCTCTCAAATTAATGCCTGTCTCCAATTCCCGCGCCACGTATTCTCTTTGATCTCGGCGTCTCAACCTTCCTTCATTTGA
- a CDS encoding YqjD family protein, whose protein sequence is MPTKSNGLRSNSNSSSQEFHSFLADVEDLMKDTTSLSAEELTQAQAMLSERISAARASMEQLGDKLAQQSRKSAAATNDYVHEQPWKVIGASAAAAFLFGFVLARRS, encoded by the coding sequence ATGCCTACCAAATCGAACGGTCTCAGATCGAACAGCAACAGCTCCAGCCAGGAGTTTCACAGCTTTCTGGCAGATGTCGAAGACCTGATGAAGGACACTACCTCGCTTAGCGCGGAGGAGCTGACACAAGCCCAGGCCATGCTCAGCGAACGGATATCAGCGGCGAGGGCGTCGATGGAGCAACTGGGTGACAAGCTCGCTCAGCAAAGCCGCAAGAGCGCTGCCGCCACCAATGACTATGTCCACGAGCAACCCTGGAAAGTGATAGGCGCCAGCGCCGCCGCAGCCTTCCTGTTCGGGTTCGTGCTGGCCCGTCGTAGCTGA
- a CDS encoding Crp/Fnr family transcriptional regulator — MTNQLLNGIPSKERNRILNHCESVELVFGSLLCETGRIYRHAYFPITGFISLVTHLDSHRPLEMGLIGSEGMLGVTLILGVRKAPIRAVVQGAGNALRISSAHLLHELHECPDLQRSLNRYLYISMTQLSQSAACIHFHEIQPRLARWLLMTHDRAQGDHFHLTHEFLADMLGVRRSGITVAAGALQEQHLIRYTRGEITILDRAGLEAAACECYCATTDSYSKLLG; from the coding sequence GTGACCAACCAACTTCTCAATGGCATCCCGAGCAAAGAGCGCAACAGGATTCTCAATCACTGCGAATCGGTAGAGTTGGTCTTTGGCAGCCTTCTTTGCGAAACAGGTCGGATATACAGGCATGCCTACTTCCCGATTACCGGTTTCATTTCGCTGGTGACCCATCTGGATTCCCATAGGCCGCTGGAAATGGGCCTGATCGGCAGCGAAGGCATGCTGGGCGTCACATTGATACTGGGGGTACGCAAGGCGCCAATCCGCGCAGTTGTGCAAGGTGCCGGAAACGCCCTGCGCATTTCATCCGCCCACCTTCTGCACGAGTTGCACGAATGCCCCGACCTGCAACGCAGCTTGAATCGCTACCTCTACATATCGATGACGCAACTGTCGCAATCGGCCGCCTGCATCCATTTCCATGAGATCCAGCCACGGTTGGCGCGCTGGCTGCTGATGACCCACGACCGGGCGCAGGGCGACCATTTCCACCTCACCCATGAGTTTCTCGCTGACATGCTCGGCGTGCGTCGGAGTGGCATCACGGTGGCCGCAGGGGCGCTGCAGGAACAACACCTCATCCGCTATACCCGCGGCGAAATCACCATCCTCGATCGCGCAGGGCTCGAAGCAGCGGCCTGCGAATGTTACTGCGCAACGACAGACTCCTACAGCAAGCTGCTCGGCTAA
- a CDS encoding lmo0937 family membrane protein, whose translation MFEFVVIGLLALWALGLLTSFYMGGLIHILLFLSIALVMFRSRLGRRE comes from the coding sequence ATGTTCGAATTCGTCGTAATCGGATTGTTGGCCCTGTGGGCGTTGGGACTGCTTACGTCCTTCTACATGGGGGGACTCATCCACATCCTGCTGTTTCTGTCGATCGCGCTGGTCATGTTCCGGTCCAGGCTGGGACGGCGAGAGTGA
- a CDS encoding PRC-barrel domain-containing protein — MNHQGKNAGNEDNEAGHASRTGPGPNLMGADTLIGNDVYNLAGDDLGVIKELMLDMRSGRIIYAVLSFKSFLGLGEKLFAVPWRALTRDTEHKRFMLDVDRHQLKGAPGFDKSHWPDMADQRWQMQISRFYGRTGWE; from the coding sequence ATGAACCATCAGGGAAAGAACGCCGGCAACGAAGACAACGAAGCCGGCCACGCCTCTCGAACCGGGCCTGGACCTAACCTGATGGGCGCAGACACGCTCATCGGCAACGATGTCTACAACCTCGCGGGAGATGACCTCGGAGTAATCAAGGAACTCATGCTGGATATGCGCAGCGGCCGCATCATCTATGCAGTGCTGTCCTTCAAGTCGTTCCTCGGCCTGGGTGAAAAACTCTTCGCGGTGCCCTGGAGAGCGTTGACCCGGGATACCGAGCACAAGCGCTTCATGCTCGATGTTGATCGGCACCAGTTGAAAGGTGCCCCCGGATTCGACAAGAGCCATTGGCCTGACATGGCTGACCAGCGCTGGCAAATGCAGATCAGCCGCTTCTACGGAAGGACGGGATGGGAGTGA
- a CDS encoding CsbD family protein produces the protein MNKDQFKGKVDQLKGLIKETTGRLIGNQRLENEGKAQNATGDIQETVGDIKEDIKRP, from the coding sequence ATGAACAAAGATCAATTCAAAGGAAAGGTCGATCAGTTGAAGGGCCTGATCAAGGAAACCACAGGCAGGCTTATCGGCAACCAACGGCTCGAAAACGAAGGCAAGGCACAAAATGCCACCGGTGATATCCAGGAGACGGTCGGCGACATCAAGGAGGACATCAAGAGGCCTTGA
- a CDS encoding DUF3309 family protein yields the protein MSLGTILLIVLILLLIGALPNWPHSRSWGYGPTGGLGIVLIIVIVLLLTGRL from the coding sequence ATGAGTCTGGGTACCATTCTTTTAATCGTTCTCATCCTGCTGCTGATCGGGGCCTTGCCGAACTGGCCGCACAGCAGAAGCTGGGGATATGGGCCAACCGGTGGGTTGGGCATCGTCTTGATCATCGTCATTGTGCTGCTGCTCACCGGGCGGCTTTGA
- a CDS encoding DUF3509 domain-containing protein: protein MQLTSHLLSNAFPGYEVSLASRPDGRVLMVLARPGQQSSSKVIDAGALSIRAKAAKLIRQVERELKLEEGALRWHSPDDYWISLELPTYHDQPLRKLSVWSWAERRNRKHF from the coding sequence ATGCAACTCACATCGCATCTTTTATCGAACGCCTTTCCTGGTTATGAGGTGTCGCTGGCATCGCGGCCGGATGGCCGGGTACTGATGGTCCTCGCGCGGCCAGGGCAGCAGAGCTCAAGCAAGGTCATCGATGCGGGGGCTCTGTCCATCCGCGCGAAAGCGGCCAAGTTGATCAGGCAGGTCGAACGCGAGCTGAAACTGGAGGAGGGCGCTTTGAGATGGCACTCGCCAGACGATTACTGGATAAGCCTCGAACTTCCCACCTATCACGACCAGCCCTTGCGGAAACTATCCGTCTGGAGCTGGGCGGAACGGCGTAATAGAAAGCACTTCTAG
- a CDS encoding BON domain-containing protein, translating into MHTQSRKQLLAACIALALGTTGGMAAAESQTFTDNRQETQIWTTYALNPHLRANDLKVSVLNGKATLTGNVAEEVNKDLAKEIALGVSGIDSVDNQIVVKPDYVPPKAGKDRSYGVMVDDATITASVKSKLLWSKQADGMTTQVKTQSGKVTLTGNADSQADKDLAGRLAMNTDGVMLVDNQLVVDASKPAPVDSAKSTAKETGGDIADSWITTKVKSTLMYSSNVNGSDISVSTNSGIVTLSGLVDNDAERDRAIELAQNVRGVKSVRSTELRY; encoded by the coding sequence ATGCACACACAATCCCGAAAGCAACTCCTTGCCGCCTGCATCGCGCTGGCGCTGGGGACGACGGGCGGCATGGCCGCCGCAGAATCACAGACCTTTACCGATAACCGCCAGGAAACCCAGATTTGGACGACCTATGCGTTGAACCCCCATCTGCGGGCCAATGATCTGAAAGTGTCGGTCCTGAATGGCAAAGCCACACTCACCGGAAACGTCGCGGAAGAGGTCAATAAGGATCTTGCCAAGGAGATCGCACTGGGCGTCAGCGGAATCGACTCGGTGGATAACCAGATCGTGGTCAAGCCCGACTACGTTCCGCCGAAGGCGGGCAAGGATCGGAGCTATGGGGTCATGGTCGATGACGCCACGATTACCGCTTCGGTCAAGTCGAAGCTGCTCTGGAGCAAACAGGCTGATGGCATGACGACTCAGGTCAAAACCCAGTCAGGTAAGGTAACGCTGACTGGCAACGCCGATAGCCAGGCAGACAAGGATCTTGCCGGCCGCCTCGCCATGAACACCGATGGCGTGATGCTGGTGGACAACCAGCTTGTGGTCGACGCCTCGAAGCCAGCGCCGGTCGACAGTGCCAAGAGCACTGCGAAGGAAACAGGTGGGGATATTGCCGATAGCTGGATCACGACCAAGGTGAAGTCCACCTTGATGTATTCCAGCAACGTCAACGGGTCCGACATCTCCGTGAGCACGAACAGCGGCATCGTTACGCTGAGTGGCCTCGTCGACAACGATGCCGAGCGTGACCGGGCGATCGAGCTGGCGCAGAACGTCCGAGGCGTGAAGAGCGTTCGTTCAACGGAACTTCGCTACTGA
- a CDS encoding Crp/Fnr family transcriptional regulator: MSDTPSPLQNHLLATLPVEVQKRLIPQMQLVSLPLGKVLYESGDTLRHVFFPTDSIVSLLYVMENGSSAEISVVGNEGMIGLAVFMGGESTPSRAIVQSAGHAYRLRGNELKTEVNRHGELLLLMLRYTQALITQMAQTAVCNRHHSIDQQLCRWLLLSLDRLPSNHLTMTQELIANMLGVRREGVTDAAGKLQKLGVIAYSRGHITVLDRAKLEALSCECYAVVKKETDRLLPCKTPTRHDTSL; this comes from the coding sequence ATGTCGGATACACCTTCACCTTTGCAGAACCACTTGCTCGCGACCTTGCCGGTAGAGGTTCAGAAGCGCTTGATCCCACAGATGCAACTGGTATCGCTGCCACTTGGCAAAGTGCTGTATGAGTCGGGGGATACGTTGCGTCATGTCTTTTTCCCCACCGACTCGATCGTGTCCCTGCTGTATGTGATGGAGAACGGCTCCTCGGCGGAGATCTCGGTCGTCGGCAACGAGGGGATGATAGGCCTGGCGGTGTTCATGGGGGGGGAAAGCACCCCGAGCCGGGCCATCGTGCAGAGCGCCGGTCACGCCTATCGGTTGCGGGGGAATGAGTTGAAAACCGAGGTCAATCGGCATGGGGAGTTACTGCTTCTGATGCTGCGCTATACCCAGGCCCTGATTACCCAAATGGCACAGACCGCAGTCTGCAATCGCCACCATTCAATCGACCAGCAACTGTGTCGATGGTTGCTGCTGTCGTTGGATCGCCTGCCGAGTAACCATCTGACGATGACCCAGGAACTCATCGCCAACATGCTCGGTGTGCGTCGCGAAGGGGTGACGGACGCTGCCGGCAAACTGCAGAAGCTTGGCGTGATCGCGTACAGCCGCGGGCACATCACGGTGCTTGACCGGGCCAAGCTCGAGGCGCTGAGCTGCGAGTGCTATGCCGTGGTCAAGAAAGAGACCGACCGACTGCTGCCCTGCAAAACTCCCACCCGACACGATACTTCCCTTTGA
- a CDS encoding lmo0937 family membrane protein, translating into MLQTLVVVLLVLWVLGLITSYSMGGFIHILLVAAIVLFLLQFIQGRRS; encoded by the coding sequence ATGCTCCAGACACTTGTGGTCGTGTTGCTGGTCTTGTGGGTGTTGGGACTGATCACGTCCTACTCCATGGGTGGGTTTATCCATATTCTCCTGGTAGCGGCGATTGTGCTGTTCCTGCTCCAGTTCATTCAGGGACGTCGTTCGTAA